The DNA sequence TCCTGCATTTGCAGCTGTAGAAACATCTAATGCAGCTTCATTAGTAGTATTATTAGTACCATCTGTAACTGTATCGGTTCCAGTGAATCCTGTTGTAGCAGCAGTTCCAGTTAGTCCAAGTGCAGCTGCACGCATATCTTCAAACTCAAGAGTCATGGTCTGATTTTCATTGGCACCAATTTGGGTAGAGAATGATGATTTGGCACCTGTTGCTGGTGTTCCTGGTACTGCTGGTGTTCCTGGACCTGCCGCCACAGCTGCTGTTAAACTTTCAGTCCAAGAATCACCAGTAGCAGCATCCGCTTTAGCAGCAGAGACGTCAAATGTCAATCCTTTATATGCGAATGTGTCACCTGCTAATGTTACGTCATTTAACCCTCCATCAATAGACCAACCAGTTGCGGTCTTTTCAAACGTAACACTTTCATCAGCAGTACCAGTGAAAGTTCCACTAATCTTAACATCATTTGCAGCCGTAGGAGTTCCATCAGCAGTCATATCAGTTCCAGCCGCAAACACAGTTGCTGGTACTGCTGGTGTTCCAGGTCCTGCTGGTGTTCCAGCTCCTGCTGGCGCTCCAGGTGTTACAGTCCCAGCACTAGCATTTAAAAGTTTTTGATTATTAAACTCTGTAGTATTACCAATACGGTTAATTTCAGAAGTTAGTTGGTTAATCTCTTTTTGAATTTCGCCACGGTCTGTACCTGTGTTTGTATCGTTACCGGCTTGAACAGCTAGTTCACGCATACGTTGAAGAATATCGTGAGTTTCGTTTAACGCACCTTCAGCAGTTTGAATCATTGAGATGGAATCTTGTGCATTTTTGCCTGCTTGGTCTAGACCACGAATTTGCCCACGCATTTTTTCAGAGATTGCAAGTCCTGCGGCATTATCTCCAGCTTTGTTAATACTTAAGCCTGAAGATAATTTCTCCATTGATTTACCTTGTGCATTATTTGCACTATTCAACTGACGATAGGTATTAAGCGCTGCAATATTATGATTAATTCTCATTACTATTTTCCTCCTTGAGTGTTGTCCCACATCCATGTGGTTAATTTTTCAGCTGGTCTAAAGTCGGCCGCCTTATGACTAGCTGGTTACATAGTTAATATCGGTTAGTTAAGACAATGTTTAACAAAATAATAAAAGTTTTTTAGTTTTTTTGTCTAAAGAAGGAGGTTATGCTGCCCAGCAATTCGCTTTCTGTTTTGGTGGCGCTGCTGTTTTCCTGCTGGATGGAGAGATAGATTTCTTTTCTATGTATCTCTACATTCTTAGGTGCATTGATGCCGAGTTTGACCTGGTCTCCGTCAATCGAAACGATCGTGATTTCGATGTCGTCATTTAGCATGATTGATTCTTTTGTTTTGCGGGTGAGGACAAGCATTTATTTCCCCTCCTTGGTTATAAGCGGATGCTTAGTTGTATAGGAAGTTCCATTCAAAATGACTTGCTTGCCTTGTTTTTCTTTCTGATTAATGACAACTGGTGCCTGGAGGTTGGCGGTTGTTTTTTCAAAAGGCTCCTGGACGGTTAAGATGGCAAATACAGCAACGTCTTTATCAGAAGAAATGGATAAGGTTTCGGTCACCTCTTCCGGCAGATCAAATTCATAGTCTGTGAAAAAGCTGAATGGCTCCGTCAGGATAAAGGCTGTTTCAGCAGACTTGACCGACTGCAATACGAATAGAGGCGTTTCTTCTATCGGCAGGATGCAGAATTTCTTCTCATCGATAAATCCTGGTATTCCAGTATTAAAATGAATGACTCTTTCCTCGTTTATTTCTACTTCTCCATGAAACTTTGTTTGCAGGTTCATATTTTCACCACATTCCTTTATTCATTGCTGACAAAGTCGATTGTCAGGCTGTTTTTTTCGAGTATTTCGGGTGTGACTTTACCTGGTGTGTAATGATGGATCGGCTTTTGGGTTTCTGCTGAGATGATCGGTTTTTGCGGTGTGGCGTTTATATTGACCTGTGCAGGTTCATACTGCAGCTTCACACTGAAATGGGATGGCAGCCAGCCGATATTGAACTGCTTCTCCGGCCCCTCGCTGTTTGCCTTGGCCTGGCCAGGGATAGGATTCCCCCCGTTTTCAATCTTCATCAGTTCACTGCCTTCTGCCGCTCTCCGCTCAAGGCCTGACAGCCAGTCCTGATAGCCGTTTTGAGCAGCCTCAGCGACTCGTACACTGAGCGACTTGAGATCCACATCTTCCCTTGCTTTTGTCTGATCAATGGTCAGCCTGCCAGAAATTGTTTCAATCTCAAGCTTTGCCTGCGGCTGTTCAATTGACTGGATTGCCTGCGGCTGCTGGATTTCCTGTACTGGCTTTTCGATGTTAAGGCCGAGCCGTACAAAAGTTGATTCCAGCCTTATTTGCGGCACATTCATCCTCTCTGCTCCTCTCTATGAAAAAAAGCTATCACTGGGATAGCTTTCATTTTTATCGTAAAAAATCCATCAAGCTCGGCTGTATGATTCGTGAGCCGATGCTTAATGCAGCACGGTGGACGCTTTCCTGAGTGGTCATCTCCATGATTACTTTTTCCATATCAACATCTTCGTTGTCGGATAGGATGCGGGTGGAGAAAACCTCTTGCTGCTGAAGGCGGTCGTCCATCAGTTCGATCCGGTTCTGCTTGGCACCGATTTTCGCTCTTCCGGCAAGCATTTGGTCGATATATTTGTCTACCTTTTCCAGGTAGCCGCCGATTTCGGGGCTGTCTGCATCCAATGCGTTAATCAGCCCCTGGATGTCTCCGCTGTCTGTCAGCATATCGCCAAAGACTTCATTGCCGTTCATATTCACCTGGATTTTAATATTGGAAAAAACCTCGAGATTAATGGCCCCTTCGCCAAACTGCCCATTTCCTTCAGGCTTTACATTGGTCTGGGTGCCGTTGAAGATATATTTGCCGCCGACCTGGGTTTCCCCAATATCAATCAGATGCTCCTTCAGCTGCTTAATCTCTTCCATTATATTTTTCTTTTGATCGCCCTCAAGCGTCCCATTGCTTGCCTGGACAGTAAGCTCTCTAATCCTTTGGAGTGCCATGATTCCCTTATCCATCGCATCATCCGTGCTGTCAATCCAGTTCTTCGCTTCACCGATATTGCGCTGATACTGCTCGATCCTGTTCAGGTCCGTCCGGTAATTCATCGCCATCATCGCAGAAACAGGATCATCCGAAGGCTTTGTGAATTTCTTCTGGGTGGCGATCTGGTCCTGCAGCTTGCCAAGCTTTGTGTAGCTGTTGCTCAGGTTGCGGAGCATATTATTGGATAGCATTGATTGCGTTACGCGCATTTATTTTCACCTTACCTTCCGACGACGCCCATGCCGTTGATGATTTTGTCGAGCATTTCGTCCACTACGGTTATATTGCGTGCAGCTGCGTTATAGGCATGCTGGAATTTGATCATATTGGTCATTTCTTCATCAAGAGAGACGGCACTGACTGACTGCCTGCTTTTATCAACTGAGTCTGCCAGCACTATAGAGTTATTCGCATTCTTTTGGGCGCTTTGGGAATCGACGCCGAGGCGGCCGATGATTCCGGAATAGTAGGTATCGAGATTTCCAGACGTCATAGAAGCTGGGAATCCTGCGTCACCCTTTGATAAAAAGCTGCCAAATGCCTTTGTCTTTATTTGGGACAATTCATGGGCATTGTCATTATCTCCTGATCCGCCAGTGCTGGTTGCCGCTGCCGCGATCAGGCTGGAATCAGCTAGTATATCTTTGTTTACTCTGATTTGCTGGGCTGGGTTATCCCCTTGAGACGGGTCAAATTCAAAGAATGCTTTTCCTGGATTGCCGTTCAGGTCGAATCCTGATTCATGGATCTTGTTGAATTCCATTGCAAATGCAGTGGTAAAGTCATTGAGCTTCTGCAGCATATCCGGGTAGAAGCCTGCTTTATTTCCGGAATTATCAATATAGCCATAGCTTTTAATCAGACCAGACAGCTCACCTGAAAAGTTCATGCTAGGTAATGCTGCACCGCCGACCCGAACCTCGGTGATCAGTCCGCTGACCAGCTCAAGATCTTCATTTGCAGCATCTGTTATATCAGTAACTTCAAGCAGGTTTGGATCCTTAAGGCCATCCTCCTTTGTCACATCCAGCAGCACGGCAGCCGGGGAAAATGACTTCCCGTCATCTCCGACAATTTCAATCTTATAAAGTCCTTCTGAGATGTCCTTTGCATGTCCGTAGTTATCCGGTTTTACATTGGTCACTTTTATATTAACCAGCTGTGAAAGCTGATCCACGTATAGATCGCGCTCATCATAAAGGTCATTCGGCAGGTATCCATTCGGCTCTACGCTGGCGATCTGCTTGTTGAGCGCATTGATTTGCGAGACAAGGCCATTGATTTCTTTTACCTTGACGCCGATTTCGCTGCCGATGTCCTGCTGGACTCTTGATAGAGAGTTATAGTAGTAGTTTAAAGTGTCAGCGACCATCTGTCCGCTTGCCGCCGCTACGTCGCGGGCACCGGTGTTTTCCGTATGGCTGGCGATATCCTGAAGGGAATTCCAGAACTTTTCCATTGTCGCATGAAGTCCGCTCTCCGAAGGCTCATTCATGATTTCTTCCATCTTGGTGAGCGATTCGCTCATAGAGCTGTAATAGCCGACTTTATTTGCTTCAACACGGTATTGCAGATCAAGGAAGCCTTCGCGGATCCGCTGTACAGAGCCTGCTTCCACCCCAGTCCCCATCTGCCCCGGAACTTGCGGGCGGTTCATGGATGCTGCTGGATACGGCGATGTCTGTTCAAAGTTGATGCGCTGGCGGGAAAAGCCTGGCGTGTTGGCGTTGGCGATATTGTGCCCTGTTACATACAAGGCGCTTTGCTGGGTGAACATGCCGCGGCGGGCTGTTTCGAGTCCCATAAAGGTTGAACGCATGGTAGTTCCTCCGTCTCTTAGGCTTTCGAGTTAAACAGCCCTTGAGAAGGAAGCTGTTTGTTCTGCTGGCCGGCTGCCGGTCCGTAGTTGATATTTTCCGGCTGCGGCCTCATCAGATTCATGGATACATTAAT is a window from the Bacillus infantis NRRL B-14911 genome containing:
- the csrA gene encoding carbon storage regulator CsrA, with the translated sequence MLVLTRKTKESIMLNDDIEITIVSIDGDQVKLGINAPKNVEIHRKEIYLSIQQENSSATKTESELLGSITSFFRQKN
- the flgL gene encoding flagellar hook-associated protein FlgL, translating into MRVTQSMLSNNMLRNLSNSYTKLGKLQDQIATQKKFTKPSDDPVSAMMAMNYRTDLNRIEQYQRNIGEAKNWIDSTDDAMDKGIMALQRIRELTVQASNGTLEGDQKKNIMEEIKQLKEHLIDIGETQVGGKYIFNGTQTNVKPEGNGQFGEGAINLEVFSNIKIQVNMNGNEVFGDMLTDSGDIQGLINALDADSPEIGGYLEKVDKYIDQMLAGRAKIGAKQNRIELMDDRLQQQEVFSTRILSDNEDVDMEKVIMEMTTQESVHRAALSIGSRIIQPSLMDFLR
- a CDS encoding DUF6470 family protein, with product MNVPQIRLESTFVRLGLNIEKPVQEIQQPQAIQSIEQPQAKLEIETISGRLTIDQTKAREDVDLKSLSVRVAEAAQNGYQDWLSGLERRAAEGSELMKIENGGNPIPGQAKANSEGPEKQFNIGWLPSHFSVKLQYEPAQVNINATPQKPIISAETQKPIHHYTPGKVTPEILEKNSLTIDFVSNE
- the flgK gene encoding flagellar hook-associated protein FlgK; translation: MRSTFMGLETARRGMFTQQSALYVTGHNIANANTPGFSRQRINFEQTSPYPAASMNRPQVPGQMGTGVEAGSVQRIREGFLDLQYRVEANKVGYYSSMSESLTKMEEIMNEPSESGLHATMEKFWNSLQDIASHTENTGARDVAAASGQMVADTLNYYYNSLSRVQQDIGSEIGVKVKEINGLVSQINALNKQIASVEPNGYLPNDLYDERDLYVDQLSQLVNIKVTNVKPDNYGHAKDISEGLYKIEIVGDDGKSFSPAAVLLDVTKEDGLKDPNLLEVTDITDAANEDLELVSGLITEVRVGGAALPSMNFSGELSGLIKSYGYIDNSGNKAGFYPDMLQKLNDFTTAFAMEFNKIHESGFDLNGNPGKAFFEFDPSQGDNPAQQIRVNKDILADSSLIAAAATSTGGSGDNDNAHELSQIKTKAFGSFLSKGDAGFPASMTSGNLDTYYSGIIGRLGVDSQSAQKNANNSIVLADSVDKSRQSVSAVSLDEEMTNMIKFQHAYNAAARNITVVDEMLDKIINGMGVVGR
- the fliW gene encoding flagellar assembly protein FliW, which codes for MNLQTKFHGEVEINEERVIHFNTGIPGFIDEKKFCILPIEETPLFVLQSVKSAETAFILTEPFSFFTDYEFDLPEEVTETLSISSDKDVAVFAILTVQEPFEKTTANLQAPVVINQKEKQGKQVILNGTSYTTKHPLITKEGK